In Euphorbia lathyris chromosome 10, ddEupLath1.1, whole genome shotgun sequence, a single genomic region encodes these proteins:
- the LOC136208050 gene encoding cysteine proteinase inhibitor 5, with the protein MKRQSVLLCFFFFVAFAAGSMRGSGSMPGGWTPIKDLKDPHVAEIAQFAVSEYNNRSKTNLKLQSVVKGETQVVSGANYRLVLAVTGGGIKKYEAIVWEKPWAHMRNLTSFKPVKP; encoded by the coding sequence ATGAAACGGCAATCTGTTCTCCTATGCTTTTTCTTCTTTGTCGCCTTCGCCGCCGGTAGCATGAGAGGCTCTGGTTCTATGCCCGGCGGGTGGACTCCGATAAAGGATTTGAAGGATCCTCATGTTGCGGAGATCGCGCAGTTTGCAGTGAGCGAGTATAATAACCGATCGAAGACCAATTTGAAGCTGCAGAGCGTGGTGAAAGGCGAAACGCAGGTGGTTTCCGGTGCGAATTACCGTCTTGTGTTGGCTGTAACAGGAGGTGGTATCAAGAAGTATGAGGCCATCGTGTGGGAGAAGCCATGGGCACATATGAGGAATCTGACGTCGTTTAAGCCTGTAAAACCTTGA
- the LOC136210019 gene encoding mediator of RNA polymerase II transcription subunit 7a-like: MATATYPPPPPYYRLYKDYLTNPKSAPEPPPPIDGNYSCFGATYTTDYVLPSLEEQGVRQLYPQGPNVDFKKELRALNRELQLHILELADVLVERPSQYARRVEDISLIFKNLHHLLNSLRPHQARATLIHILELQIQRRKQAVEDIKRRREEAQELLKEALGTLDAQ; the protein is encoded by the exons ATGGCTACGGCTACGTATCCACCGCCGCCGCCATATTACAGACTGTATAAAGATTATTTGACAAACCCTAAATCCGCTCCTGAGCCTCCTCCTCCTATTGACGGGAATTACTCATGTTTTGGCGCCACTTACACT ACTGATTACGTGCTTCCTAGCTTGGAAGAACAAGGAGTGCGTCAGCTCTACCCTCAAGGGCCCAATGTTG ATTTCAAGAAAGAACTGAGAGCGCTGAATAGAGAGTTACAGCTGCATATTTTGGAGCTTGCTGATGTGCTTGTTGAGAGACCATCACAATATGCTAGGAGAGTTGAAGACATTTCTCTTATATTTAAGAACTTGCATCATCTTCTCAACTCATTGCGCCCTCATCAG GCTAGAGCCACTTTAATTCATATTCTAGAGCTTCAGATCCAACGTCGAAAACAAGCTGTGGAGGATATTAAAAG GAGGAGAGAAGAAGCACAAGAACTTCTAAAAGAAGCTCTTGGAACACTAGATGCACAATAG